Proteins found in one Pelmatolapia mariae isolate MD_Pm_ZW linkage group LG7, Pm_UMD_F_2, whole genome shotgun sequence genomic segment:
- the LOC134630419 gene encoding homeodomain-interacting protein kinase 3-like isoform X1: protein MASQVLVYPSQMHSAQTSALGTSSSGTSRHIGEAHRSNNTSRAFQHRPPPKTYVIGVNYGIAYPNNVVPSSVGADSGRLHAGIQLGEGGLWALQTAGIQSEENLGEGPARTQDQQSLCQSRGRGPQEVRLYRDSGGTPAGGGLDCGLLSRACIRTQEDGGRNRRAPRPGGYTKLLDTAAIQRCEKKTGESGEQLHGNNCVGTMQIVEEVSALPSLPPPVAMLQTSTGNFADTVRLGGGGMPAQHNRVEGVTDIGIRVDGTEIRPNGSNEAVAGATVTRAGSGDGDYQLVQHEVLCSQKNSYEVLEFLGRGTFGQVVKCWKRGTSEVVAVKILKNHPSYARQGQIEVEILARLSSENAEEHNVVRALECFQHRSHTCLVFEMLEQNLYDFLKQNKFSPLPLKIIRPILQQVATALKKLKSLGLIHADLKPENIMLVDPSRQPYRVKVIDFGSASHVSKAVCSTYLQSRYYRAPEIILGLPFCEAIDMWSLGCVIAELFLGWPLYPGALEYDQIRYISQTQGLPPEQLLNKGTKTSRFFSKESDSPYASWRLKTTEEHEKETGLKSKEARKYIFSCLDDIAHVNLVLSHDNADMQAEKADRREFVSLLKSMLLIDAEDRTVPTSVLSHPFLTMTHLLDYPHSNHVQSSFRIMDMCHTRSSNAVFDALNQNTIHFSRPPLAPTASSGLLGYSNIPIHTQQAITQSAPSVLHPGIALTTGNGQFGCSDSFPPALLLCPPTMQGNLNQPAGYSVPMATQAPIQPLPVRPGVIAQQAWSNRGQQLLVPAAWQQMTPVGPPPSHPPPPPPSSLTNDTTAGPQRISDWGKVRPHNSHYNAVIKQPLLTNQMPALSAHQPINIGIAHVVWPQPTNKRNRHTHNRNLSHSSNVHITGCRTPKMADAVEQAVAGREQPQREVPLVETRQPEVQNTDEDDDDAEEEVSCFKEVATNANRESDLLRQRDVGVLMADTDGSPTPSIISIRSDLTDAEDEGGEEQPLRCRLNECKEKCVCEACGNTSLSMERVCSLSSPDSSLSTSSFASNSLQSSPSVSPCKRANSMSEDDGHESGCDTVEGSPSSDTSTSPRGNSSYRYLDNSNHNNHPSLAAVVATQPSPTVQGRSPRGIKTMVVPPMRVQNNNTQGIEERVQRNVLESWSRSKGRCSFVGQQSTPSSIPLLPSAPLLSRQQKVTGQQHPLGFGQVQPYASNQSTKEWNGNYGPLRPHAYIPPTVHTHTFSPTHTSAAPHTLLSYPPSGPLTTAHHPHPILPSRPPPPPLLQHGYGLSHPQGGAIVHQVTLSISAHPHHPGHPAPHPHRLLPSPTIHPHHQPGYAAHPHQFKPPFPPPPPPPHPYMASPAAYTGFPLSPTKLSHHPQFSYI from the exons ATGGCCTCACAAGTCTTGGTCTACCCATCACAAATGCACTCAGCTCAAACAAGTGCCTTAGGAACCAGCAGTAGTGGTACCAGCAGACATATAGGTGAAGCCCACCGCAGTAATAACACCagcagagcctttcagcacCGACCACCACCCAAAACCTATGTGATCGGAGTCAACTACGGTATTGCATATCCCAACAACGTTGTCCCATCCTCAGTCGGGGCTGATTCAGGGAGACTGCACGCAGGAATACAACTCGGAGAAGGGGGGCTGTGGGCATTGCAGACTGCAGGAATACAGAGTGAAGAGAACCTAGGAGAAGGTCCAGCTCGGACCCAGGATCAGCAGTCTCTTTGCCAGAGCAGAGGCAGAGGTCCACAGGAAGTGAGGCTTTATAGGGACAGTGGTGGTACTCCAGCAGGAGGAGGCCTGGACTGTGGGCTGCTGAGTAGGGCCTGTATCAGAACGCAAGAGGACGGTGGTAGAAACAGAAGAGCACCGAGGCCAGGAGGATACACCAAACTTTTAGACACAGCTGCCATCCAGAGATGTGAAAAGAAGACAGGTGAAAGTGGAGAACAACTGCACGGAAACAACTGTGTCGGAACCATGCAGATAGTGGAGGAGGTATCTGCTCTGCCTTCACTTCCTCCTCCGGTGGCCATGTTGCAAACCAGCACTGGGAACTTTGCAGACACTGTCAGATTAGGAGGTGGAGGGATGCCTGCTCAACACAACAGGGTGGAAGGTGTGACAGACATTGGAATCAGGGTGGATGGAACTGAAATCAGGCCAAATGGCAGTAACGAGGCAGTGGCTGGAGCTACAGTGACTAGAGCTGGGTCAGGAGATGGTGACTACCAGTTAGTTCAGCATGAGGTTCTGTGTTCCCAGAAGAACAGCTACGAGGTTTTGGAGTTTCTGGGTCGTGGCACCTTTGGCCAGGTGGTAAAGTGTTGGAAGAGGGGAACGAGTGAAGTGGTGGCTGTTAAAATACTGAAGAACCATCCGTCTTATGCGCGTCAGGGACAGATTGAG GTTGAGATATTGGCACGGTTGAGCAGTGAGAATGCAGAGGAGCACAATGTGGTGCGTGCTTTGGAGTGCTTCCAGCACCGCAGCCACACCTGCCTGGTGTTTGAGATGTTGGAGCAAAATCTGTATGACTTTCTTAAACAGAACAAGTTCAGCCCACTGCCACTCAAAATCATCAGGCCTATTCTGCAGCAG GTGGCAACAGCCCTAAAGAAGCTCAAGTCTTTGGGTTTGATTCACGCCGACCTGAAGCCAGAGAACATCATGCTGGTTGACCCATCCAGACAACCCTACAGAGTCAAAGTCATTGATTTTGGCTCAGCCAGCCATGTCTCCAAGGCTGTCTGCTCCACTTATCTGCAGTCCAGATACTACAG gGCTCCAGAGATTATTTTGGGCCTGCCATTTTGTGAGGCCATAGACATGTGGTCGCTGGGATGTGTGATAGCTGAGCTCTTCTTGGGTTGGCCTCTCTACCCTGGAGCGCTGGAGTACGACCAG ATCCGGTACATCTCTCAGACTCAAGGCCTGCCTCCCGAACAGCTGCTCAACAAGGGGACCAAGACCTCTCGTTTCTTCTCCAAAGAATCAGATTCTCCCTATGCATCGTGGAGACTAAAA ACAACAGAGGAGCATGAGAAAGAGACAGGACTTAAATCCAAAGAGGCCAGAAAGTACATCTTCAGCTGTCTGGATGACATAGCCCAC GTGAACTTGGTGCTGAGTCATGATAACGCTGACATGCAAGCAGAGAAGGCAGACAGGCGGGAGTTTGTGTCTCTGCTTAAGAGCATGCTGTTGATCGATGCCGAGGACAGGACTGTTCCCACCAGTGTCCTCAGTCACCCCTTCCTCACTATGACTCATCTACTGGACTACCCTCACAGCAACCA TGTGCAGTCATCTTTCCGCATCATGGACATGTGCCACACTCGGTCCAGCAATGCAGTTTTTGACGCTCTCAACCAGAACACCATTCATTTCTCAAGACCACCTCTAGCTCCCACTGCCTCCTCTGGCCTCCTGGGCTACAGCAACATACCAATCCACACTCAG CAGGCTATCACCCAGTCGGCTCCATCAGTGTTGCATCCGGGGATAGCTCTGACAACCGGAAATGGTCAGTTTGGGTGCAGTGACTCATTCCCACCTGCCCTCCTTCTTTGTCCTCCAACCATGCAAG gcaACCTTAATCAGCCAGCAGGTTATTCTGTCCCCATGGCAACTCAGGCACCTATACAACCCTTACCTGTGAGGCCTGGTGTAATAGCTCAG CAGGCCTGGTCTAACCGAGGGCAGCAGCTCCTTGTCCCAGCAGCCTGGCAGCAGATGACTCCAGTGGGGCCTCCTCCCTCtcacccaccaccaccaccaccatcctcCCTAACCAACGACACCACAGCTGGACCGCAGCGGATCAGCGACTGGGG GAAAGTGCGTCCACACAACAGCCACTATAACGCAGTGATCAAACAACCTCTCCTGACTAATCAGATGCCAGCGCTCTCGGCCCATCAGCCGATCAACATCGGCATAGCTCACGTTGTGTGGCCACAGCCAACCAATAAAAGGAACAGGCACACTCACAACAG GAACCTGTCTCACTCCAGCAACGTCCACATCACTGGATGTCGGACCCCCAAAATGGCTGATGCTGTTGAACAGGCAGTGGCAGGAAGGGAGCAGCCTCAAAGGGAGGTGCCTTTAGTGGAAACCAGGCAACCAGAAGTTCAAAACacagatgaggatgatgatgatgcagaGGAGGAAGTGAGCTGCTTCAAAGAGGTGGCGACGAACGCTAATAGAGAGTCGGACTTGCTCAGGCAGCGAGATGTGGGGGTTCTGATGGCCGACACTGACGGGAGCCCCACTCCCAGCATTATCAGCATCCGCAGTGATCTGACAGATGCAGAGGATGAGGGTGGGGAGGAACAACCACTGAGGTGCCGTCTGAATGA GTGCAaagagaagtgtgtgtgtgaggcttgCGGAAACACCAGTTTGTCTATGGAGAGAGTGTGCTCACTGAGCAGCCCCGACAGCAGCCTCAGCACCAGTTCGTTTGCCTCCAACTCTCTTCAGTCCAGCCCTTCAGTCTCACCATGCAAGAGAGCCAACAG CATGTCTGAGGATGATGGTCACGAGAGCGGCTGTGACACAGTGGAAGGCTCCCCCTCATCCGACACGTCGACTTCCCCTCGCGGCAACAGTTCCTATCGTTACCTTGACAACAGTAACCACAACAACCACCCGTCTTTGGCTGCTGTAGTAGCGACACAGCCTTCGCCTACTGTGCAGGGCAGGAGCCCACGTGGCATCAAGACAATGGTAGTTCCACCAATGAGAGTGCAGAATAACAACACTCAGGGGATAGAGGAGCGTGTCCAGAGAAACG TCTTAGAGTCCTGGTCCCGGTCCAAAGGGCGATGCAGCTTCGTAGGACAACAGAGCACTCCCTCCTCCATCCCCCTCCTCCCATCCGCCCCCCTGCTGTCCCGACAGCAAAAGGTGACTGGGCAGCAGCACCCCCTGGGCTTTGGACAG GTGCAGCCGTACGCTTCAAACCAGAGCACCAAAGAATGGAACGGCAACTATGGGCCTCTGCGGCCGCACGCCTACATTCCCCCTACTGTCCACACGCACACCTTCAGCCCCACACACACCTCAGCCGCCCCCCACACTCTGCTGTCCTACCCTCCCAGCGGCCCACTCACCACCGCCCACCATCCCCACCCCATCCTGCCCTCTCgcccacctcctccccctctcctcCAGCATGGCTACGGTCTTTCCCACCCCCAAGGAGGCGCTATAGTTCACCAGGTGACCCTGAGCATCAGCGCCCACCCTCACCACCCTGGACACCCCGCTCCCCACCCTCACAGGCTCCTCCCTTCCCCAACCATCCACCCGCACCACCAGCCTGGATATGCCGCCCACCCCCACCAGTTCAAACCTCCCTTCCCTCCTCCACCGCCCCCTCCTCACCCTTACATGGCCTCCCCAGCCGCCTACACAGGCTTCCCTCTGAGCCCCACCAAGCTCAGCCACCACCCCCAGTTCTCTTATATCTGA
- the LOC134630419 gene encoding homeodomain-interacting protein kinase 3-like isoform X2, with amino-acid sequence MASQVLVYPSQMHSAQTSALGTSSSGTSRHIGEAHRSNNTSRAFQHRPPPKTYVIGVNYGIAYPNNVVPSSVGADSGRLHAGIQLGEGGLWALQTAGIQSEENLGEGPARTQDQQSLCQSRGRGPQEVRLYRDSGGTPAGGGLDCGLLSRACIRTQEDGGRNRRAPRPGGYTKLLDTAAIQRCEKKTGESGEQLHGNNCVGTMQIVEEVSALPSLPPPVAMLQTSTGNFADTVRLGGGGMPAQHNRVEGVTDIGIRVDGTEIRPNGSNEAVAGATVTRAGSGDGDYQLVQHEVLCSQKNSYEVLEFLGRGTFGQVVKCWKRGTSEVVAVKILKNHPSYARQGQIEVEILARLSSENAEEHNVVRALECFQHRSHTCLVFEMLEQNLYDFLKQNKFSPLPLKIIRPILQQVATALKKLKSLGLIHADLKPENIMLVDPSRQPYRVKVIDFGSASHVSKAVCSTYLQSRYYRAPEIILGLPFCEAIDMWSLGCVIAELFLGWPLYPGALEYDQIRYISQTQGLPPEQLLNKGTKTSRFFSKESDSPYASWRLKTTEEHEKETGLKSKEARKYIFSCLDDIAHVNLVLSHDNADMQAEKADRREFVSLLKSMLLIDAEDRTVPTSVLSHPFLTMTHLLDYPHSNHVQSSFRIMDMCHTRSSNAVFDALNQNTIHFSRPPLAPTASSGLLGYSNIPIHTQAITQSAPSVLHPGIALTTGNGQFGCSDSFPPALLLCPPTMQGNLNQPAGYSVPMATQAPIQPLPVRPGVIAQQAWSNRGQQLLVPAAWQQMTPVGPPPSHPPPPPPSSLTNDTTAGPQRISDWGKVRPHNSHYNAVIKQPLLTNQMPALSAHQPINIGIAHVVWPQPTNKRNRHTHNRNLSHSSNVHITGCRTPKMADAVEQAVAGREQPQREVPLVETRQPEVQNTDEDDDDAEEEVSCFKEVATNANRESDLLRQRDVGVLMADTDGSPTPSIISIRSDLTDAEDEGGEEQPLRCRLNECKEKCVCEACGNTSLSMERVCSLSSPDSSLSTSSFASNSLQSSPSVSPCKRANSMSEDDGHESGCDTVEGSPSSDTSTSPRGNSSYRYLDNSNHNNHPSLAAVVATQPSPTVQGRSPRGIKTMVVPPMRVQNNNTQGIEERVQRNVLESWSRSKGRCSFVGQQSTPSSIPLLPSAPLLSRQQKVTGQQHPLGFGQVQPYASNQSTKEWNGNYGPLRPHAYIPPTVHTHTFSPTHTSAAPHTLLSYPPSGPLTTAHHPHPILPSRPPPPPLLQHGYGLSHPQGGAIVHQVTLSISAHPHHPGHPAPHPHRLLPSPTIHPHHQPGYAAHPHQFKPPFPPPPPPPHPYMASPAAYTGFPLSPTKLSHHPQFSYI; translated from the exons ATGGCCTCACAAGTCTTGGTCTACCCATCACAAATGCACTCAGCTCAAACAAGTGCCTTAGGAACCAGCAGTAGTGGTACCAGCAGACATATAGGTGAAGCCCACCGCAGTAATAACACCagcagagcctttcagcacCGACCACCACCCAAAACCTATGTGATCGGAGTCAACTACGGTATTGCATATCCCAACAACGTTGTCCCATCCTCAGTCGGGGCTGATTCAGGGAGACTGCACGCAGGAATACAACTCGGAGAAGGGGGGCTGTGGGCATTGCAGACTGCAGGAATACAGAGTGAAGAGAACCTAGGAGAAGGTCCAGCTCGGACCCAGGATCAGCAGTCTCTTTGCCAGAGCAGAGGCAGAGGTCCACAGGAAGTGAGGCTTTATAGGGACAGTGGTGGTACTCCAGCAGGAGGAGGCCTGGACTGTGGGCTGCTGAGTAGGGCCTGTATCAGAACGCAAGAGGACGGTGGTAGAAACAGAAGAGCACCGAGGCCAGGAGGATACACCAAACTTTTAGACACAGCTGCCATCCAGAGATGTGAAAAGAAGACAGGTGAAAGTGGAGAACAACTGCACGGAAACAACTGTGTCGGAACCATGCAGATAGTGGAGGAGGTATCTGCTCTGCCTTCACTTCCTCCTCCGGTGGCCATGTTGCAAACCAGCACTGGGAACTTTGCAGACACTGTCAGATTAGGAGGTGGAGGGATGCCTGCTCAACACAACAGGGTGGAAGGTGTGACAGACATTGGAATCAGGGTGGATGGAACTGAAATCAGGCCAAATGGCAGTAACGAGGCAGTGGCTGGAGCTACAGTGACTAGAGCTGGGTCAGGAGATGGTGACTACCAGTTAGTTCAGCATGAGGTTCTGTGTTCCCAGAAGAACAGCTACGAGGTTTTGGAGTTTCTGGGTCGTGGCACCTTTGGCCAGGTGGTAAAGTGTTGGAAGAGGGGAACGAGTGAAGTGGTGGCTGTTAAAATACTGAAGAACCATCCGTCTTATGCGCGTCAGGGACAGATTGAG GTTGAGATATTGGCACGGTTGAGCAGTGAGAATGCAGAGGAGCACAATGTGGTGCGTGCTTTGGAGTGCTTCCAGCACCGCAGCCACACCTGCCTGGTGTTTGAGATGTTGGAGCAAAATCTGTATGACTTTCTTAAACAGAACAAGTTCAGCCCACTGCCACTCAAAATCATCAGGCCTATTCTGCAGCAG GTGGCAACAGCCCTAAAGAAGCTCAAGTCTTTGGGTTTGATTCACGCCGACCTGAAGCCAGAGAACATCATGCTGGTTGACCCATCCAGACAACCCTACAGAGTCAAAGTCATTGATTTTGGCTCAGCCAGCCATGTCTCCAAGGCTGTCTGCTCCACTTATCTGCAGTCCAGATACTACAG gGCTCCAGAGATTATTTTGGGCCTGCCATTTTGTGAGGCCATAGACATGTGGTCGCTGGGATGTGTGATAGCTGAGCTCTTCTTGGGTTGGCCTCTCTACCCTGGAGCGCTGGAGTACGACCAG ATCCGGTACATCTCTCAGACTCAAGGCCTGCCTCCCGAACAGCTGCTCAACAAGGGGACCAAGACCTCTCGTTTCTTCTCCAAAGAATCAGATTCTCCCTATGCATCGTGGAGACTAAAA ACAACAGAGGAGCATGAGAAAGAGACAGGACTTAAATCCAAAGAGGCCAGAAAGTACATCTTCAGCTGTCTGGATGACATAGCCCAC GTGAACTTGGTGCTGAGTCATGATAACGCTGACATGCAAGCAGAGAAGGCAGACAGGCGGGAGTTTGTGTCTCTGCTTAAGAGCATGCTGTTGATCGATGCCGAGGACAGGACTGTTCCCACCAGTGTCCTCAGTCACCCCTTCCTCACTATGACTCATCTACTGGACTACCCTCACAGCAACCA TGTGCAGTCATCTTTCCGCATCATGGACATGTGCCACACTCGGTCCAGCAATGCAGTTTTTGACGCTCTCAACCAGAACACCATTCATTTCTCAAGACCACCTCTAGCTCCCACTGCCTCCTCTGGCCTCCTGGGCTACAGCAACATACCAATCCACACTCAG GCTATCACCCAGTCGGCTCCATCAGTGTTGCATCCGGGGATAGCTCTGACAACCGGAAATGGTCAGTTTGGGTGCAGTGACTCATTCCCACCTGCCCTCCTTCTTTGTCCTCCAACCATGCAAG gcaACCTTAATCAGCCAGCAGGTTATTCTGTCCCCATGGCAACTCAGGCACCTATACAACCCTTACCTGTGAGGCCTGGTGTAATAGCTCAG CAGGCCTGGTCTAACCGAGGGCAGCAGCTCCTTGTCCCAGCAGCCTGGCAGCAGATGACTCCAGTGGGGCCTCCTCCCTCtcacccaccaccaccaccaccatcctcCCTAACCAACGACACCACAGCTGGACCGCAGCGGATCAGCGACTGGGG GAAAGTGCGTCCACACAACAGCCACTATAACGCAGTGATCAAACAACCTCTCCTGACTAATCAGATGCCAGCGCTCTCGGCCCATCAGCCGATCAACATCGGCATAGCTCACGTTGTGTGGCCACAGCCAACCAATAAAAGGAACAGGCACACTCACAACAG GAACCTGTCTCACTCCAGCAACGTCCACATCACTGGATGTCGGACCCCCAAAATGGCTGATGCTGTTGAACAGGCAGTGGCAGGAAGGGAGCAGCCTCAAAGGGAGGTGCCTTTAGTGGAAACCAGGCAACCAGAAGTTCAAAACacagatgaggatgatgatgatgcagaGGAGGAAGTGAGCTGCTTCAAAGAGGTGGCGACGAACGCTAATAGAGAGTCGGACTTGCTCAGGCAGCGAGATGTGGGGGTTCTGATGGCCGACACTGACGGGAGCCCCACTCCCAGCATTATCAGCATCCGCAGTGATCTGACAGATGCAGAGGATGAGGGTGGGGAGGAACAACCACTGAGGTGCCGTCTGAATGA GTGCAaagagaagtgtgtgtgtgaggcttgCGGAAACACCAGTTTGTCTATGGAGAGAGTGTGCTCACTGAGCAGCCCCGACAGCAGCCTCAGCACCAGTTCGTTTGCCTCCAACTCTCTTCAGTCCAGCCCTTCAGTCTCACCATGCAAGAGAGCCAACAG CATGTCTGAGGATGATGGTCACGAGAGCGGCTGTGACACAGTGGAAGGCTCCCCCTCATCCGACACGTCGACTTCCCCTCGCGGCAACAGTTCCTATCGTTACCTTGACAACAGTAACCACAACAACCACCCGTCTTTGGCTGCTGTAGTAGCGACACAGCCTTCGCCTACTGTGCAGGGCAGGAGCCCACGTGGCATCAAGACAATGGTAGTTCCACCAATGAGAGTGCAGAATAACAACACTCAGGGGATAGAGGAGCGTGTCCAGAGAAACG TCTTAGAGTCCTGGTCCCGGTCCAAAGGGCGATGCAGCTTCGTAGGACAACAGAGCACTCCCTCCTCCATCCCCCTCCTCCCATCCGCCCCCCTGCTGTCCCGACAGCAAAAGGTGACTGGGCAGCAGCACCCCCTGGGCTTTGGACAG GTGCAGCCGTACGCTTCAAACCAGAGCACCAAAGAATGGAACGGCAACTATGGGCCTCTGCGGCCGCACGCCTACATTCCCCCTACTGTCCACACGCACACCTTCAGCCCCACACACACCTCAGCCGCCCCCCACACTCTGCTGTCCTACCCTCCCAGCGGCCCACTCACCACCGCCCACCATCCCCACCCCATCCTGCCCTCTCgcccacctcctccccctctcctcCAGCATGGCTACGGTCTTTCCCACCCCCAAGGAGGCGCTATAGTTCACCAGGTGACCCTGAGCATCAGCGCCCACCCTCACCACCCTGGACACCCCGCTCCCCACCCTCACAGGCTCCTCCCTTCCCCAACCATCCACCCGCACCACCAGCCTGGATATGCCGCCCACCCCCACCAGTTCAAACCTCCCTTCCCTCCTCCACCGCCCCCTCCTCACCCTTACATGGCCTCCCCAGCCGCCTACACAGGCTTCCCTCTGAGCCCCACCAAGCTCAGCCACCACCCCCAGTTCTCTTATATCTGA